A stretch of the Massilia varians genome encodes the following:
- the hemB gene encoding porphobilinogen synthase translates to MTIITPATYPAARMRRMRRDPFSRALMRENVVTASDLIYPVFILDGENQRQQVASMPGVERVSVDLLLKVAEECVALGIPMLALFPVVDASLKTYDGVEATNPDGLVPRAVRELKRRFPELGIMTDVALDPYTTHGQDGLPDENGYIVNEKTIEMLVRQSLAQAEAGVDVVAPSDMMDGRIGAIRGALEQNGHIHTRIMAYSAKYASSFYGPFRDAVGSAANLGKADKNTYQMDPGNSDEALREVALDLAEGADMVMVKPGMPYLDVVRRVKDEFKVPTFAYQVSGEYAMLKAAAQNGWLDHDKVMMESMMAFKRAGADGVLTYFALDVARKLKG, encoded by the coding sequence ATGACCATCATCACGCCCGCCACCTATCCTGCTGCCCGCATGCGCCGCATGCGCCGCGACCCGTTCTCGCGCGCCCTGATGCGCGAAAACGTCGTCACCGCCTCGGACCTGATCTACCCGGTCTTCATCCTCGACGGCGAGAACCAGCGCCAGCAGGTGGCCTCGATGCCGGGCGTGGAACGGGTATCGGTGGACCTGCTTCTGAAGGTGGCCGAGGAATGCGTGGCGCTGGGCATCCCGATGCTGGCGCTGTTCCCGGTGGTCGATGCTTCGCTCAAGACCTATGACGGCGTGGAGGCGACCAATCCGGACGGCCTGGTGCCGCGCGCGGTGCGCGAGCTGAAGCGCCGTTTCCCGGAACTGGGCATCATGACCGACGTCGCCCTCGACCCCTACACCACCCACGGCCAGGACGGCCTGCCGGACGAGAACGGCTACATCGTCAACGAAAAGACCATCGAGATGCTGGTCAGGCAGTCGCTGGCGCAGGCCGAGGCCGGCGTGGACGTGGTGGCGCCCTCGGACATGATGGACGGCAGGATCGGAGCCATTCGCGGCGCGCTCGAACAGAACGGCCACATCCACACCCGCATCATGGCCTACTCGGCCAAGTATGCATCAAGCTTCTACGGCCCGTTCCGCGACGCGGTGGGCTCGGCGGCCAACCTGGGCAAGGCCGACAAGAACACCTACCAGATGGATCCGGGCAACAGCGACGAAGCGCTGCGCGAAGTGGCGCTCGACCTGGCCGAAGGCGCCGACATGGTGATGGTCAAGCCGGGCATGCCCTACCTCGACGTGGTGCGCCGCGTGAAGGACGAGTTCAAGGTGCCGACCTTTGCCTACCAGGTCAGCGGCGAGTACGCGATGCTGAAGGCGGCCGCCCAGAACGGCTGGCTGGACCATGACAAGGTCATGATGGAATCGATGATGGCCTTCAAGCGCGCCGGCGCCGACGGCGTGCTGACCTATTTCGCGCTGGACGTGGCGCGCAAGCTGAAGGGCTGA
- the yihA gene encoding ribosome biogenesis GTP-binding protein YihA/YsxC, translating into MSKLWQARFFTTVNQLRDLPGTQVPEIAFAGRSNAGKSTAINILTNQKGLAFASKTPGRTQHINYFSIGGAHVGQHRKDPTIVDEIQALLVDLPGYGYAEVSGTAKLHWQKLLGDYVQRREQLAALVLIMDSRRPFTDLDVQMLEWFAPTGKPIHCILTKADKLNQNEKTNALRQARQILDSYVDEDGEGFPFTVQLFSALKRIGIEEADAKILELLGLDRDDAALNDADEDSDSE; encoded by the coding sequence ATGTCCAAACTTTGGCAGGCCCGGTTCTTCACGACCGTTAATCAGTTGCGCGATCTCCCGGGCACCCAGGTTCCCGAAATCGCCTTCGCCGGGCGCTCGAACGCGGGCAAATCCACGGCGATCAACATCCTCACCAACCAGAAGGGCCTGGCGTTCGCCTCGAAGACCCCTGGCCGCACCCAGCACATCAACTATTTCTCGATCGGCGGCGCCCACGTGGGCCAGCACCGCAAGGACCCGACCATCGTTGACGAGATCCAGGCGCTGCTGGTCGACCTGCCGGGCTACGGCTATGCCGAAGTGTCGGGCACGGCCAAGCTGCACTGGCAGAAGCTGCTGGGCGACTACGTCCAGCGCCGCGAGCAGCTGGCCGCGCTGGTCCTCATCATGGATTCGCGCCGCCCCTTCACCGACCTCGACGTGCAGATGCTGGAATGGTTCGCCCCGACCGGCAAGCCGATCCACTGCATCCTGACCAAGGCCGACAAGCTCAACCAGAACGAAAAGACCAACGCCCTGCGCCAGGCGCGGCAAATCCTCGACAGCTACGTCGACGAGGACGGCGAAGGCTTCCCCTTCACGGTGCAGCTGTTCTCGGCGCTCAAGCGCATCGGCATCGAGGAGGCGGACGCCAAGATCCTCGAGCTGCTCGGGCTCGACCGCGACGACGCGGCCCTGAACGACGCCGACGAAGATTCGGATTCGGAATAA
- a CDS encoding c-type cytochrome, with translation MNRLTFPRLKSLLVASLVLCGSASAAPQTAVAKADPAKGGTLYDAGDTARGLPACMSCHGAAGNSTIVANPKLAGQIDSYTHKQLVDFTTPNRQNPVMTTYAKMLTEDEKRNIAAYLATQKAKPGAAKNKDTVELGRKIYRGGIAEKGVAACASCHGATGSGIPAQYPRLSGQHQDYTYAQLDAFKTGTRKNSVQMTTLAQRMSPEEMKAVSDYIAGLK, from the coding sequence ATGAATCGTTTGACGTTTCCGCGTTTGAAGTCCTTGTTGGTTGCAAGCCTGGTCCTGTGCGGTAGTGCCTCCGCGGCGCCGCAAACCGCCGTCGCCAAGGCCGACCCGGCCAAGGGCGGAACCCTCTACGATGCGGGCGATACCGCGCGCGGCCTGCCGGCCTGCATGTCCTGCCACGGCGCCGCCGGCAACTCGACCATCGTCGCCAACCCCAAGCTGGCCGGCCAGATCGATTCCTATACTCACAAGCAACTGGTCGATTTCACTACCCCGAACCGCCAGAACCCGGTCATGACGACCTACGCCAAGATGCTGACCGAGGACGAGAAGCGCAACATCGCTGCCTACCTCGCCACCCAGAAGGCCAAGCCGGGCGCCGCCAAGAACAAGGACACCGTCGAGCTGGGGCGCAAGATCTACCGCGGCGGCATCGCCGAGAAGGGCGTCGCCGCCTGCGCCAGCTGCCACGGCGCCACCGGCAGCGGCATCCCGGCCCAGTACCCGCGCCTGTCGGGCCAGCACCAGGATTACACCTATGCCCAGCTGGACGCCTTCAAGACCGGCACCCGCAAGAACAGTGTCCAGATGACCACCCTGGCACAGCGCATGTCGCCCGAAGAAATGAAGGCGGTGTCCGACTATATCGCGGGCCTGAAATAA
- a CDS encoding cytochrome c biogenesis protein ResB — MSTTGIELNTRRRGFAEAVELVSSMRFAISLLTIVAIASVIGTVLKQNEPMPNYVNQFGPFWFEVFARLGLYNVYTSWWFLLILVFLIVSTALCVVRNAPKMVRDMRSWREHVREESLRNFHHKLEWTAPVAGAALAAQTAERLRHAGYAVRLVDKDGGTLVAAKKGAGNKFGYIFAHTAIIVILLGGMLDSELPVKFQQWFFGKTPFGGSGVIADIPAQHRLGISNPTFRGNTLIAEGQTSDTALLPQASGVLVQELPFSIKLEKFHIDFYSTGMPKLFASDVTVRDHETGKTFPASIRVNHPLIYKGIAVYQSSFDDGGSKLKLTGFPMSGTADKAFQIEGTVGSSTELKQGGETWSVEWSGFRPFNVENIAAGQDARAVAKNTSFNEQLSATLGKASGSAARSDHAKDLKNVGPSVQYKLRDKTGQAREFMNYMQPLTLDGAQVYLAGVRSNPSENFSFLRIPADAEYSVRTWMRLRAALADASLRQDAARRYAARALAPEQQAGLGGQLEESAARTLAIFAGEGGGRGGFVGVSQFLEKIPPAEQEKAAGIFMKMLNGALWELWQAANARAGLAPVEASEANGRFLQLATNALSDSVFYGAPVYLQLEEFNEVKASVLQLTRSPGKNIVYLGCVLLVAGVFAMFYIRERRMWVWVRDTDGGAHALMAMSTQRKTLDFEREFDDLKVKLPQPA; from the coding sequence ATGAGTACCACCGGAATTGAACTGAACACCCGCCGCCGCGGGTTCGCCGAAGCGGTCGAGCTGGTGTCGTCGATGCGCTTCGCCATCAGCCTGCTCACGATCGTCGCCATCGCCTCGGTCATCGGCACCGTCCTCAAGCAGAACGAGCCGATGCCGAACTACGTCAACCAGTTCGGTCCGTTCTGGTTCGAGGTCTTCGCCAGACTCGGCCTGTACAACGTGTACACGAGCTGGTGGTTCCTGCTGATCCTGGTCTTCCTGATCGTGTCCACCGCCCTGTGCGTGGTGCGCAATGCGCCGAAGATGGTGCGCGACATGCGCAGCTGGCGCGAGCACGTGCGCGAGGAATCGCTGCGCAACTTCCACCACAAGCTGGAGTGGACCGCGCCGGTGGCCGGCGCTGCGCTTGCCGCCCAGACCGCCGAACGCCTGCGCCACGCCGGCTACGCGGTCAGGCTGGTCGACAAGGACGGCGGCACGCTGGTGGCGGCGAAGAAGGGCGCCGGCAACAAGTTCGGCTACATCTTCGCGCACACGGCCATCATCGTGATCCTGCTGGGCGGGATGCTCGACTCCGAATTGCCGGTCAAGTTCCAGCAGTGGTTCTTCGGCAAGACGCCATTCGGCGGCAGCGGCGTGATCGCCGACATCCCGGCCCAGCACCGCCTCGGCATCTCGAACCCGACCTTCCGCGGCAATACCCTGATCGCCGAAGGCCAGACCAGCGATACGGCGCTGCTGCCGCAGGCCTCGGGCGTGCTGGTGCAGGAACTGCCGTTCTCGATCAAGCTCGAAAAATTCCACATCGACTTCTACTCGACCGGCATGCCCAAGCTGTTCGCCAGCGACGTCACCGTGCGCGACCATGAAACCGGCAAGACCTTCCCGGCCTCCATCCGGGTCAACCACCCGCTGATCTACAAGGGCATCGCCGTCTACCAGTCGAGCTTCGACGACGGCGGCAGCAAGCTCAAGCTCACCGGTTTCCCGATGAGCGGCACGGCCGACAAGGCCTTCCAGATTGAAGGCACGGTGGGCTCCAGCACCGAGCTCAAGCAAGGGGGCGAGACCTGGTCGGTGGAATGGTCTGGTTTCCGCCCCTTCAACGTCGAGAACATCGCGGCCGGCCAGGATGCGCGCGCGGTAGCCAAGAACACCTCCTTCAACGAGCAGCTCAGCGCCACCCTCGGCAAGGCCTCCGGCTCGGCGGCCAGGAGCGACCATGCCAAGGACCTGAAGAACGTCGGCCCGAGCGTGCAGTACAAGCTGCGCGACAAGACCGGCCAGGCGCGCGAGTTCATGAACTACATGCAGCCGCTCACGCTCGACGGCGCCCAGGTCTACCTGGCCGGCGTGCGCAGCAATCCTTCGGAAAACTTCAGCTTCCTGCGCATTCCGGCGGACGCCGAGTACAGCGTGCGCACCTGGATGCGCCTGCGCGCGGCGCTGGCCGATGCCTCGCTGCGGCAGGATGCGGCCCGGCGCTACGCGGCGCGCGCGCTGGCGCCGGAGCAGCAGGCGGGCCTGGGCGGCCAGCTGGAAGAGTCCGCTGCGCGCACCCTGGCCATCTTCGCCGGCGAGGGCGGGGGGCGTGGCGGCTTCGTCGGCGTCTCGCAGTTCCTCGAGAAGATCCCGCCGGCCGAGCAGGAAAAGGCCGCCGGCATCTTCATGAAGATGCTCAACGGCGCCCTGTGGGAGCTGTGGCAGGCCGCCAATGCGCGCGCCGGCCTGGCGCCGGTCGAAGCGAGCGAGGCCAACGGCCGCTTCCTGCAGCTGGCCACCAATGCGCTGTCGGACAGCGTGTTCTACGGCGCCCCGGTCTACCTGCAGCTGGAAGAGTTCAACGAAGTGAAGGCATCGGTGCTGCAGCTGACCCGTTCGCCGGGCAAGAACATCGTCTACCTCGGCTGCGTGCTGCTGGTAGCCGGCGTGTTCGCAATGTTTTATATTCGTGAACGGCGCATGTGGGTGTGGGTGCGCGATACCGATGGCGGCGCGCATGCGCTGATGGCCATGAGCACCCAGCGCAAGACGCTCGACTTCGAGCGCGAATTCGACGATTTGAAAGTAAAACTGCCGCAGCCGGCCTGA
- the ccsB gene encoding c-type cytochrome biogenesis protein CcsB, producing the protein MELSQAQTGKTGAYVQQPGFFRSLNAFDWLYGAALLAGALFALNRYAHHMDIYEQVILVLSAPTFALLGWYWKPMRWLLPLVAVLSLWAISLYGGAIDAANQKFFLKYMLSSQSAILWMSALFVFSTVFYWVGLAGRSAFGGSVGSKLCWAGVVLGSVGMMVRWYESYLMGPDVGHIPVSNLYEVFILFAIITALFYLYYEQRYATRQLGPFVLLIIAAAVAFLLWYTVSRDAAQIQPLVPALQSWWMKIHVPANFIGYGTFALAAMVGCAYLLKSHGILADRLPSLEVLDDVMYKSISVGFAFFTVATILGALWAAEAWGGYWSWDPKETWALIVWLNYAAWLHMRLMSGLRGRVAAWWSVVGLLVTTFAFLGVNMFLSGLHSYGEL; encoded by the coding sequence ATGGAACTGTCGCAAGCCCAAACCGGCAAAACTGGGGCCTATGTCCAGCAACCGGGCTTCTTCCGCAGCCTGAACGCCTTCGACTGGCTGTACGGCGCCGCCCTCTTGGCGGGGGCGCTGTTCGCGCTGAACCGCTACGCCCACCACATGGACATCTACGAACAGGTGATCCTGGTGCTCAGCGCGCCGACCTTCGCGCTGCTGGGCTGGTACTGGAAGCCGATGCGCTGGCTGCTGCCGCTGGTGGCGGTGCTGTCGCTGTGGGCGATTTCCCTGTACGGCGGCGCCATCGATGCCGCGAACCAGAAATTCTTCCTGAAATACATGCTGTCGAGCCAGTCCGCCATCCTCTGGATGAGCGCGCTGTTCGTGTTCTCGACCGTGTTCTACTGGGTCGGCCTGGCCGGCCGCTCGGCATTCGGCGGTTCGGTCGGCAGCAAGCTGTGCTGGGCCGGCGTGGTGCTCGGTTCGGTCGGCATGATGGTGCGCTGGTACGAGTCCTACCTGATGGGCCCGGATGTCGGCCACATCCCGGTGTCGAACCTGTATGAAGTCTTCATCCTGTTCGCCATCATCACCGCGCTGTTCTACCTCTACTATGAACAACGCTATGCCACCCGCCAGCTGGGCCCCTTCGTGCTCCTGATCATCGCCGCCGCCGTGGCTTTCCTGCTGTGGTACACGGTGTCGCGCGACGCCGCCCAGATCCAGCCGCTGGTGCCGGCGCTGCAGAGCTGGTGGATGAAGATCCACGTGCCGGCCAACTTCATCGGCTACGGCACCTTCGCGCTGGCCGCCATGGTCGGCTGCGCCTACCTGCTGAAATCGCACGGCATCCTGGCCGACCGCCTGCCGAGCCTGGAAGTGCTGGACGACGTGATGTACAAGTCGATCTCGGTCGGCTTCGCCTTCTTCACCGTCGCCACCATCCTGGGCGCTCTGTGGGCGGCCGAAGCCTGGGGCGGCTACTGGTCCTGGGACCCGAAGGAAACCTGGGCCCTGATCGTCTGGCTCAACTACGCGGCCTGGCTGCACATGCGCCTCATGTCGGGCCTGCGCGGCCGCGTGGCGGCCTGGTGGTCGGTGGTGGGCCTCCTGGTGACGACCTTCGCCTTCCTGGGCGTGAACATGTTCCTGTCGGGGCTGCACTCCTACGGCGAGCTGTAA
- the uraH gene encoding hydroxyisourate hydrolase, which produces MRTIPRLALASLLGFASIAASAAQNPLSVHVLDLQSGQPTAGIEVTLEQRAGSGWRELARGVTNAQGRIPALYPENKPMPAADYRIVFKTGEHYKRKGQASFFPQIPVEFTVDAPAQHYHVPLLLSPFGYSTYRGN; this is translated from the coding sequence ATGCGAACCATCCCCCGACTCGCCCTGGCCAGCCTGCTGGGCTTTGCCAGCATCGCGGCAAGCGCCGCCCAGAACCCGCTCAGCGTGCACGTGCTCGACCTGCAGAGCGGCCAGCCCACCGCCGGCATCGAGGTCACGCTGGAACAGCGCGCAGGCAGCGGCTGGCGCGAACTGGCGCGCGGCGTCACCAACGCGCAGGGCCGCATCCCTGCCCTGTATCCGGAGAATAAACCGATGCCGGCGGCCGACTACCGCATCGTGTTCAAGACCGGCGAGCACTACAAGCGCAAGGGACAGGCCAGCTTCTTCCCGCAGATTCCGGTCGAGTTCACCGTGGATGCGCCGGCCCAGCACTACCACGTGCCCCTGCTGCTGAGCCCCTTCGGCTACTCGACCTATCGGGGCAACTGA
- a CDS encoding GlcG/HbpS family heme-binding protein, with the protein MSRKLIMLLAALAAAPAGAQLRQQPALGLEAANRLAARAIQSCRSEGRAIVVAVVDQGGNLVALQRDDGVGPHNTEASRRKAYTALSTRKPTLLLARDAQAAPDTRNLASLPELLLLGGGVPLLAQKQVVGAIGVAGGGGPLNDHACAQRAIGAVPELDQPTP; encoded by the coding sequence ATGTCCCGGAAACTCATCATGCTTCTCGCCGCGCTGGCCGCGGCCCCGGCCGGCGCCCAGCTGCGCCAGCAGCCGGCGCTCGGACTGGAAGCGGCCAACCGGCTGGCGGCGCGCGCCATCCAGTCCTGCCGCAGCGAAGGCCGCGCGATCGTCGTGGCCGTCGTCGACCAGGGCGGCAACCTGGTGGCCCTGCAGCGCGACGACGGCGTCGGCCCGCACAATACCGAGGCCAGCCGGCGCAAGGCGTATACCGCGCTGTCGACCCGCAAGCCGACCCTGCTGCTGGCGCGCGACGCGCAGGCCGCGCCGGACACCCGCAACCTGGCCAGCCTGCCCGAACTGCTGCTGCTGGGCGGCGGCGTGCCGCTGCTGGCGCAGAAGCAGGTCGTCGGCGCCATCGGCGTGGCCGGCGGCGGCGGGCCGCTGAACGACCATGCCTGCGCGCAGCGCGCCATCGGCGCCGTGCCCGAGCTCGACCAACCGACGCCGTGA
- a CDS encoding heavy metal response regulator transcription factor — MSILVIEDEPKTGDYLQRGLAESGFAVRLARNGRDGLAIAREEEIELVVLDVMLPRMDGWQVLEALRADPDTEQIPVLFLTARDEVEDRVRGLELGADDYLVKPFAFVELVARIRTLLRRGPVREEELIRIADLEIDVLRRRVRRGAEAIALTAQEFALLHLLARRQGQVLSRALIASQVWDMNFDSDTNVIDAAVRRLRRKIDDPYTHKLIHTRRGMGYVCEAQAPA; from the coding sequence ATGAGCATTCTGGTGATCGAAGACGAGCCGAAGACCGGCGACTACCTCCAGCGCGGCTTGGCCGAGTCGGGCTTTGCCGTGCGGCTCGCGCGCAACGGACGCGACGGCCTGGCCATCGCCCGCGAGGAAGAGATCGAGCTGGTCGTGCTGGACGTGATGCTGCCGCGCATGGATGGCTGGCAGGTGCTCGAAGCCCTGCGCGCCGACCCGGATACCGAACAGATCCCGGTGCTGTTCCTGACGGCGCGCGACGAGGTCGAGGACCGCGTGCGCGGGCTGGAACTGGGCGCCGACGACTACCTGGTCAAGCCTTTCGCGTTTGTCGAGCTGGTGGCGCGCATCCGCACCCTGCTGCGGCGCGGGCCGGTGCGCGAGGAAGAACTGATCCGGATCGCCGACCTCGAGATCGACGTGCTGCGCCGCCGCGTGCGGCGCGGCGCCGAGGCCATTGCGCTCACGGCCCAGGAGTTCGCGCTGCTGCACTTGCTGGCGCGGCGCCAGGGCCAGGTGCTGTCGCGCGCCCTGATCGCGTCCCAGGTCTGGGACATGAACTTCGACAGCGATACCAATGTCATCGACGCCGCCGTGCGCCGCCTGCGGCGCAAGATCGACGATCCCTATACCCACAAACTGATCCACACGCGGCGCGGCATGGGCTACGTCTGCGAGGCGCAGGCCCCGGCATGA
- a CDS encoding heavy metal sensor histidine kinase produces the protein MKPSWRHSLTLRVTLAFVLIVSFSAAGLGIYLYRAFVAEIARRDDLQLLGKLRQVQIVLGRPGAAELLLAQPDFFRDTMSGQENSLVRIVGPGGAVLADINPRGERYPMPPEAGPAPGREAIAGWTAQDGTPGRVVAGSARLGRNPVTVVVARAYAERTAMFARYRAHILAACAVGAVLAAALAALMLRRGLRPLRSVAEHAALIKPGTLAQRLDIGAAPSELWPLIDAFNAMLQRLQDGYARLSGFSADLAHEFRTPVTNMIGQSQVALGQGRSREEYEALLASNIEELERLARMIESMLFLARAGQDEVVLARQPLVALDELERVADFFEGMAEERGLRLECSGEGRFAADPALVRRALANLVSNAVRHADAGSTIRLHAAPRPGMLELSVSNVGAPIPREHLEHLFDRFYRVDSARGDAEGSTGLGLSIVSAIMNLHGGKAMLQSDGPDTRFILAFPTG, from the coding sequence ATGAAACCCTCCTGGCGCCATTCCCTGACCCTGCGCGTGACGCTCGCCTTCGTGCTGATCGTTTCCTTCAGCGCGGCGGGCCTGGGCATCTACCTGTACCGCGCCTTCGTGGCCGAGATCGCGCGCCGCGACGACCTGCAGCTGCTGGGCAAGCTGCGCCAGGTGCAGATCGTGCTTGGCCGGCCGGGCGCGGCCGAGCTGCTGCTTGCCCAACCCGACTTCTTCCGCGACACCATGAGCGGCCAGGAGAACTCGCTGGTGCGCATCGTCGGGCCGGGCGGCGCCGTGCTGGCCGATATCAACCCGCGCGGCGAGCGCTATCCGATGCCGCCGGAAGCCGGACCGGCGCCCGGCCGCGAGGCCATCGCCGGCTGGACCGCGCAGGACGGCACGCCCGGCCGGGTCGTGGCGGGCAGTGCGCGCCTGGGCAGGAATCCGGTGACGGTGGTGGTGGCGCGCGCCTATGCCGAGCGCACCGCCATGTTCGCGCGCTACCGCGCCCATATCCTGGCGGCCTGCGCGGTCGGCGCCGTGCTGGCCGCCGCGCTGGCCGCCCTGATGCTGCGCCGCGGCCTGCGTCCCCTGCGCAGCGTCGCCGAGCATGCGGCGCTCATCAAGCCCGGCACCCTGGCGCAGCGGCTCGACATCGGCGCCGCGCCGTCCGAGCTGTGGCCACTGATCGATGCCTTCAACGCCATGCTGCAACGCCTGCAGGACGGCTATGCGCGCCTGTCCGGCTTCTCGGCCGACCTGGCGCACGAGTTCAGGACGCCGGTGACCAACATGATCGGGCAAAGCCAGGTCGCGCTCGGGCAGGGCCGCAGCCGGGAAGAATACGAAGCGCTGCTGGCCTCGAACATCGAGGAACTCGAGCGCCTGGCGCGCATGATCGAGAGCATGCTGTTCCTTGCCCGCGCCGGCCAGGACGAAGTGGTGCTGGCGCGCCAGCCGCTGGTGGCGCTCGATGAGCTGGAACGGGTGGCGGATTTTTTCGAGGGCATGGCCGAGGAACGCGGCCTGCGCCTGGAATGCAGCGGGGAAGGCCGCTTCGCCGCCGACCCGGCGCTGGTACGGCGCGCACTGGCCAACCTGGTCTCGAACGCGGTGCGCCATGCGGATGCGGGCAGCACCATCAGGCTGCACGCCGCGCCGCGCCCCGGCATGCTAGAGCTCAGCGTGAGCAACGTGGGCGCCCCGATTCCGCGCGAGCACCTGGAGCACCTGTTCGACCGTTTCTACCGGGTCGACAGCGCCCGCGGCGATGCGGAAGGCTCGACGGGACTGGGCCTGTCCATCGTCAGCGCCATCATGAACCTGCACGGTGGCAAAGCGATGCTGCAGTCGGACGGTCCCGACACCCGTTTCATCCTCGCCTTTCCCACCGGGTAG
- the msrP gene encoding protein-methionine-sulfoxide reductase catalytic subunit MsrP, giving the protein MLFKRSPNGIDLPYPSEITPREVYEGRRQFIARIAATAAVGSGIWEMANREAFAQGVKLAATRNAALSTQEAPTSFKDASSYNNFYEFGLDKGDPVQNAHTLRTRPWTVTIEGEVKKPVTLDIDRILKLAPLEERIYRLRCVEGWSMVIPWVGYSLSNLLKQVEPLGSAKFVEFTTLADRKQMPGLRSGVLDWPYVEGLRMDEAMHPLTLLTVGMYGQVLPNQNGAPVRLIVPWKYGFKSAKSIVRIRLVSRQPRTAWHDSAPDEYGFYSNVNPNVDHPRWSQATERRIGEDGFFQRKRKTLMFNGYDQVASLYSGMDLKKFY; this is encoded by the coding sequence ATGCTTTTCAAACGCAGTCCGAACGGGATCGACCTCCCGTATCCGTCCGAGATCACGCCGCGCGAAGTCTACGAAGGCCGGCGCCAATTCATCGCCCGTATCGCCGCCACCGCGGCGGTCGGCTCCGGCATCTGGGAAATGGCCAACCGCGAGGCCTTTGCGCAAGGCGTGAAGCTCGCCGCCACCCGCAACGCGGCGCTGTCGACGCAGGAAGCGCCGACCTCCTTCAAGGACGCCAGCTCGTACAACAACTTCTACGAATTCGGCCTTGATAAGGGCGATCCGGTCCAGAACGCGCACACCCTGCGCACCCGGCCGTGGACGGTGACCATCGAGGGCGAGGTGAAGAAGCCGGTTACCCTCGACATCGACCGCATCCTCAAGCTGGCGCCGCTGGAAGAGCGTATCTACCGCCTGCGCTGCGTGGAAGGGTGGTCGATGGTGATTCCCTGGGTCGGCTATTCGCTGTCGAACCTGCTCAAGCAGGTCGAGCCGCTAGGTTCCGCCAAATTTGTCGAGTTCACCACCCTGGCCGACCGCAAGCAGATGCCGGGCCTGCGCAGCGGTGTGCTCGACTGGCCCTATGTGGAAGGCCTGCGCATGGACGAGGCCATGCATCCGCTCACGCTGCTCACCGTCGGCATGTACGGCCAGGTGCTGCCGAACCAGAACGGCGCGCCGGTGCGCCTGATCGTGCCCTGGAAGTACGGCTTCAAGTCGGCCAAGTCGATCGTCCGGATCCGCCTGGTGAGCCGCCAGCCGCGCACCGCCTGGCACGATTCGGCGCCGGACGAATACGGGTTTTATTCGAACGTGAATCCGAACGTGGACCACCCGCGCTGGTCGCAGGCCACCGAGCGCCGCATCGGCGAGGATGGCTTCTTCCAGCGCAAGCGCAAGACCCTGATGTTCAACGGCTACGACCAGGTCGCCTCGCTGTACAGCGGCATGGACCTGAAGAAGTTCTACTGA
- a CDS encoding sulfite oxidase heme-binding subunit YedZ, translating into MAFTPSTRQLGTIKAVVFVLALLPFLRMAWLVFQGVPVEPLEFLTRGTGDWTLYFLCITLAVTPLRRLTGWNWVVRLRRMLGLYAFFYALLHFTCFFWFDHFFDVAAMLKDVVKRPFITVGFIAFVLLIPLAATSTNAMIRRLGGKRWQWLHRLIYVVAPLGILHFWWMKAGKNDFQEPIIFGVIVAALLGLRVYWSAARKAQKAAIS; encoded by the coding sequence ATGGCGTTCACTCCGTCCACCAGGCAGCTCGGCACGATCAAGGCGGTGGTGTTCGTGCTGGCACTGCTGCCTTTCCTGCGCATGGCCTGGCTGGTGTTTCAGGGCGTGCCGGTCGAGCCGCTCGAATTCCTCACGCGCGGCACCGGCGACTGGACCCTGTACTTCCTGTGCATCACGCTGGCGGTGACGCCGCTGCGCCGTCTCACCGGCTGGAACTGGGTCGTGCGGCTGCGCCGCATGCTGGGGCTATACGCCTTCTTCTATGCGCTGCTGCACTTCACTTGCTTCTTCTGGTTCGACCATTTCTTCGACGTCGCGGCCATGCTCAAGGACGTCGTGAAACGGCCCTTCATCACGGTCGGCTTCATCGCCTTCGTCCTCCTGATTCCGCTGGCGGCGACCAGCACCAATGCGATGATCAGGCGGCTGGGCGGCAAGCGCTGGCAGTGGCTGCACCGCCTGATCTATGTGGTGGCGCCGCTGGGCATCCTGCATTTCTGGTGGATGAAGGCGGGCAAGAACGACTTCCAGGAGCCGATCATTTTCGGTGTGATCGTGGCGGCGCTGCTGGGGTTGCGCGTGTACTGGAGCGCGGCCCGGAAGGCTCAAAAGGCCGCGATATCGTAG